The nucleotide sequence TCACCGGCATCGTGAAGGTGGCGATCCAGTAATGCCTCCCATCCCCGGCTCGGGCCTCGCGAAGGGCCTCGCCGTCACCCTCCGCACGATGACGAAGAAGACCGTCACCGCGCAGTATCCGGACGTCCAGCCCGAGCTTCCGCCCCGTACTCGCGGTGTCATCGGACTGTTCGAGGAGAACTGCACGGTCTGCATGCTGTGCGCCCGCGAGTGCCCCGACTGGTGCATCTACATCGACTCCCACAAGGAGACGGTGCCGGCGGCCGTCCCCGGCGGCCGTGAGCGCAGCCGGAACGTCCTCGACCGTTTCGCCATCGACTTCTCGCTCTGCATGTACTGCGGCATCTGCATCGAGGTGTGTCCGTTCGACGCGCTGTTCTGGTCGCCCGAGTTCGAGTACGCGGAGACCGACATCCACGAGCTGACCCATGAGCGCGACAAGCTCCGCGAGTGGATGTGGACGGTTCCCGAACCGCCCGCGCTCGACCCGCACGCGGAGGAGCCGAAGGAGATCGCGGCCGCCCGCAAGGCGGCGGAGAAGGCCGCGGCCCAGGCCGAAGCCGAGGCCCGGACCCAGGAGGGTCAGCAGTGAACCTCGCCGCAGCCGGCCACGGCTTCCTGTCGCCCACCGGCGTCGAGATCGCCTTCCTCCTCGTCGGCCTCGTCACCCTCGGCGCCGCCCTCGTGACCGTCACCACCCGGCAGCTGGTGCACGCCGCCCTCTGGCTGGTGGTCGCGCTCGGCGGCCTCGCCGTCGAGTACCTGCTCCTGACGGCCGAGTTCATCGCCTGGGTCCAGGTCCTGATCTACGTCGGTTCCGTCGTCGTCCTCCTCCTCTTCGGGCTCATGCTCACCAAGGCCCCCATCGGCCGCTCCCCGGACGCCGACTCCCGCAACAAGCCCGTGGCGGTCGCCGTCGCGCTCGCCGCCGCGGCCGCCCTCGTCTGGGTCGTCGTCGACGCGTTCCGTACGACCTGGATCGACCTCGACGGGGCCGTGCAGGGCTCCACCAAGGTGTCCGGCGAGATCCTCTTCCGGCACTGGGTGCTGCCGTTCGAGGCGCTGTCCGTCCTCCTTCTGGCCGCCCTGGTCGGCGCCATCGTGCTGTCCCGGAAGAAGAAGGAGGGGCAGCGCTGATGCACCTCGTCTACCCGGCCGTCCTCGCCGCTCTCCTCTTCGCCATCGGCGTGTACGGCGTCCTCGCCCGCCGCAACGCGATCCTGGTCCTGATGTCCGTCGAGCTGATGCTCAACGCCGTCAACCTCAACCTGGTCGCCTTCGACGTCTGGCTCCGTGACACCCTCCACGCCGGCCAGGCCCTCACCCTCTTCACCATCGCCGTCGCCGCCGCGGAGATCGGCATCGGCCTCGCGATCGTCCTGATGGTCCACCGCAACCGGGGCACCTCGGACGTCGACCGGCTCCGGGACACGGCCGAGCCGCCGCAGCCCTGGGACACCGCGGCCGAGGACGGTACGACCATCGACGACACGCCCACCGGCGAGAAGGCCGAGGCCACCGCGTGACCACCACGACCCTCGCCGTCCTCGTCCCCCTCCTTCCCTTCCTCGGCTCCGTCGCCGGACTGCTCCTCGGCCGCACCGCGCCCGGCTTCGTCCGCCCGCTCGCGGTGCTGCCGACGCTCGCGGCCGCCGTCCTCGCCGTCGTCGTCGCCGTGGATCAGGGCGGCGAGAAGCTGATCAGCGCGGCCACGGAGCTCACGCCGACCGGCTCGGTCCCCATCTACCTGAGCCTCCACATCGACGGCTTCGCCGCCCTCGTCGCCGTCCTCGTCGGCGTCGTCGCCACCTGTGTGCAGATCTACTCGACCGGCTACCTCCGCGAGGACCCGCGCTACCCCTCGTACGCCGCGCTCGTCTCCCTCTTCACCTCCGCGATGCTGCTCGTCGTCTACTCCGGCGACCTGATGGTGCTGCTGGTCGGCTGGGAGATCATGGGCATCTGCTCGTACTTCCTCGTCGGCCACTACTGGGAGACCCCCGAGGCGCGGGCCGCCTCCCTGAAGGCCTTCCTCGTCACCAAGCTCGGTGACGTCCCCTTCCTCATCGGTCTCTTCGCGCTCGCCGCCGACGCCGGCACCTTCCGGATCTCGGGGGTCCTCGGCGCCGTCGCGGCCGGCGGGCTCGACCACCCCACGCTGATCGCGCTGCTGCTGCTCGCCGGCGTGGCGGGCAAGTCGGCGCAGTTCCCGCTGCACACCTGGCTCCCGGACGCCATGGCCGGCCCCACCCCCGTCTCCGCGCTCATCCACGCGGCGACGATGGTCGCCGCCGGCATCTACTTCACTGCCCGGCTCCTCCCGGTCTTCGCCGCCTCCGCGGCCGCGATGACCGTGCTCGCCGTGATGGCCGCGGTGACGATGGTCGGCTCGGCGCTCGCCGCGCTCGCCCAGGACGACATCAAGCGGGTCCTCGCCTACTCGACGATCGGCCAGCTCGGCTACATGGCCGGCGCCCTCGCCGTCGGCGACCGCGGGTCCGCCGTCTTCCACCTCCTCTCGCACGCCGCGTTCAAGGCACTGCTGTTCCTCGCCGCCGGCACGGTCATCCACGCCGCCGGTACGAACTCGCTGACCGCGATGTCCCGCATGAGCGGCCTCGCGAAGCGCGTCCCGGACGCCTTCTGGACGATGACCGTCGCCCTGCTCGCGCTCGCCGCGATCCCGCCCTTCGCCGGCTTCTTCTCCAAGGAAGCCGTCCTGGTGGCCGCCGAGCACACCGCGCTCGGGGAGCGGACCGTCGCCCCCGCCGGGGCGGGCTGGACCGTCCTCGTCGCCGGTCTGCTGACCGCGCTGCTCACCGCCGCGTACGCCCTCCGCCTCTGGCTGCGGACCTTCCGCGGCCGCGGCGCCGAGGCCCCCGACCACGGTCGTCAGCCGATCGCCATGACGTCCGTCCTGTGGGTGCTCGCGATCCCCTCCCTCGGTTTCGGTCTCTCCGTCACCTCCCTCGACGACTGGTTCGACGGGAACGACCTCACCCCGACCGTCACCACGGCCGTCCTCGGTACCGGCCTCGCCGCCGCCGGGGCCGTGATCACCTACGCGGTCTGGCGCACCCTCGCCGCCCGCACCCCGGTCACGGCGCCCGTCCCGCACGTCGCCCACCCGGACGCCGACGCGGGTCTGGTCGAGGCCGAGGCGCTGCACCTGCCGCGCCCCGCCGAGGACCCGGCCGACCCCGGCCGCGCACTCCTCGGTCCGCTGCACGGCCCGGCCGTCGACGGCTTCCGCCTGGACGCCGTCTACCGGACGGCGTTCGTCCGCCCCGTCCTCGCCGCCGCCTCCCTGGTCCGCTTCCTGGACCGCGAGGTCGTCGACACCTACGTCCGCGCCGCGGGCAGCTCGGCCAAGGGCCTCGGCTGGCTCGTCCGCCGCGCCCAGACCGGCAACGTGCAGACCTATCTCAGCGCCCTGCTCGCCGGCTCCGTCGTCCTGGCGATCGTCGCCGTCGCCCTCGCCAACGCCGCCGCCGGAGCGTGAGCCGTGATCGATATCAGCGAATCCGTGATGCAGTTCCTTCTGGCGTTGATCGTCGCCGGGCCGCTCGTCGGCGCGGCCGCCGCACTCCTCCCGGCCCCGCCGGGGCTGAAGGGGACGTCCCCGGACCAGGCCGTGCTCCGCCACGGCGTCGTCGTCACCGGCGTGATCCTGCTCGCCGCGATCGTCCTCGCGGTCGGCTTCGACCACGACCAGCCCTCGACGATGCAGGCCACGACCGACATCACGTGGATCAAGGCGCTCGACGTGCGCATCCACCTCGGCGTCGACGGCATTTCCCTCCCCCTCCTGGTCCTGACCGCGCTGCTGACCTTCCTCTGCGCGCTGTACAGCTACTTCAAGATGCCCGCCGGGCCCTCCCCCAAGGGCTTCGTCGCGCTGCTCCTCGTCCTGGAGTCCGGGACCCTCGCGACCTTCGCCGTCCTCGACCTGGTGCTGTTCTTCCTGGCCTTCGAGATGGTCCTCATCCCGATGTACTTCCTCATCGCCCGCTGGGGCGGCGAGGGCAAGCAGGCCGCGGCCTGGAAGTTCATCCTCTACACGCTGCTCGGCTCCGTCGTCATGCTGCTCGGCCTGCTCCTCATCGGCGTGAAGGCGGGCACGTTCGACATGGTGGCACTGGCCACTGACAACGGCCGTGGCCTCACCACGTCCGTGCAGGTCATCGCCGTTCTCGCGATCGGGATCGGGCTCGCGGTGAAGACCCCGATGTGGCCGCTGCACAGCTGGCTCCCGGACGCCCACACCGCCGCCCCGACGGTCGGCTCGGTCCTCCTCGCCGGCGTGCTCCTGAAGATGGGCACGTACGGCTTCGTCCGGATCGTCCTGCCGATCGCCCCCGACGGCATGCGGACCTTCGCGCCCTCCCTCGCCGCCTTCGCCGTCGCCGGGATCATCTACGGGTCGCTCGCCTGCCTCGCCCTCGCCCGGCCCGGCAACAAGGGCGACCTCAAGCGCCTCATCGCGTACTCCTCCGTCGGCCACATGGGCTTCGTGCTCCTCGGCATCGCCACCATGACCCCCACCGGCGTCAACGGCGCCCTCTTCGCCAACGTCGCCCACGGCCTCGTCACCGGCCTGCTCTTCTTCCTGGTCGGCGCCGTCAAGGACCGGTACGGCACCGCCGACCTCGACACCCTCGCCGGAGCCACCGGCGCCGCCCTCTACGGCCGCGCCCCCCGCCTCGGCGCCCTCCTCGCCTTCGCCGCCGTCGCCTCCCTCGGCCTGCCCGGCCTGGCCGGCTTCTGGGGCGAGATGCTGGCCCTGTTCGGCGCCTTCGACCCCGCCGAGGGCCTCAGCCGCCCCGCCTTCCTCACCTTCATGGCGATCGGCGCCTTCGGCACCCTCCTCACCGCGGCCTACCTCCTGCTCGTCGTCCGCCGCGTCTGCATGGGCGGCCCCCGGCCCGCCGGGGAGACCCCGATCGCCGACGTCCAGGGGTACGAGTTCGCCGCCTGGACCCCGCTCGTCGCCCTCACCGTCCTCGCCGGACTCTGGCCCGCGGTCCTCCTCGGCCTCACCGACCCGGCCGTCCAGAAGCTCCTCGCCGGAGGCACCCAGTGACGTCGTCGCTCGTCCAGTCCGTCGACTGGCTCACGATCGCGCCCCCGACCCTGACGGCCGTGGTCGCCCTCGTCGTGCTCGTCGCGGACCTGTTCGTCCCCGAGGAGCGCAAGCGGCTCCTCGGCTGGACCGCGATCGCCGGCCTCGTCGCCGCCCTCGGCCTCCTCGTCCCGCTGCGCGCCGGCGACCGCTCCACCTTCTGCCTCACCGCCGACACCCAGGTCGCCGCGTGCAGTTACACGGCCGACCACTTCACCCTCGTCATCCAGCTCCTCGTGCTCGGCGGGGCGCTCCTGACGGCGCTGCTCTCGCTCACCGAGACGCGCGAGAAGCTCCCCGCGGGCGAGTTCTGGTTCCTGCTGCTCTCCTCGGCGGCCGGGGCGGCGCTGCTGCCCGCCTCGCGTGACCTCGCGACCCTCGTGGTCGCCCTGGAGGTGGCCTCGCTGCCCGCCTTCGCGCTCGTCGGGCTCAAGCGCGGCGACCGCATGTCCGGGGAGGCCGCGCTCAAGTTCTTCCTGTCCTCGGTGACCGCGACCGCGGTGACCCTGCTCGGCGTCAGCTTCGTGTACGCGGCGACCGGCACCCTCCACCTCACGGAGCTGGCCCAGCGCCTGGACGACGTGCCCGGCCAGCTCCAGACCCTCGCCGAGGCGGGCGTGGCCCTCACCCTCGTCGGCTTCGCCTTCAAGACGGCCGCCGTGCCCTTCCACTTCTGGGTGCCGGACACGTACGTCGGCGCGCCGCTGCCCGTCGCCGCCTACCTGTCGGTGGTCGGCAAGGCCGTCGGCTTCACCGGGCTGATCCTGGTGACGGTCGTCGCCTTCCCGTCGTACGCGGACGTGTGGGGGCCTGCGCTCGCCGCCCTGGCGGCGCTGACCATGACCGTCGGCAACGTCGCCGCGCTCCGGCAGCTGTCCACGCGCGCGTGGAGCGCGGTACGGCTGCTCGCCTGGTCCTCCGTCGCCCAGGCGGGCTATCTGCTGGTGCCGATCGCGGCGGCCGCGTACTCCAGCGACGACCAGATCGGCGCCACCGTCGCGTACGCGCTGATGTACGCGGTGGTGAACCTCGGCGCGTTCGCGGTCGTCGCGCTCGTGGCCCGCAGGCACCCGGAGAACCGGATCGCGGACTACCGGGGCCTGTACGCGGCGAGCCCGGCCGCCGCCCTCGCGCTCGGGTTCTTCCTCCTGAATCTGGCCGGTTTGCCCCCGGGTATCATCGGCCTCTTCGCCAAGGTGACCGTCTTCTCGGCGGCCGTCGACGCGGGCCTGGGCTGGCTGGCCGTGATCATGGGCGTGAACGTCGTGATCGCGCTGTACTACTACCTCCGCTGGACGGCGCTGCTGTTCCGTACGCCGGAGGGGGCGCCCGTCTCCCACCGGGCCCCCGCGCCGATCACCCTGGCGATCGTGCTGACCGCCGCCGCCGGAGTCGTGCTGTCGGGCTACCCGCAGCTCGCCCTCCGCTTCGCGGCGCAGAGCCTTTTCTGACCCCCCCCCACGAGCACAACCGAGGAGCTTCACCCCGTGCTGAACGGATTCAAGGACTTCATACTTCGCGGGAACGTCATCTCGATGGCCATCGGTCTGGCCGTCGGAACGGCGTTCACGGCGGTCGTCACCGGCTTCAGCAAGGCCTTCATCACCCCGCTCATCGGTCTCGCGACCGGCTCCGTCGGCAACTTCAACGACGCGCAGTTCCACGTCGGCAAGACGGTCTTCCCCTACGGTCTCGCGATCTCCGCGACCATCGCCTTCGTCATCACCGCCGCCGTCCTCTACTTCCTGATCGTCGCCCCGCTGGCGAAGGTCCAGGAGCGGTTCGCCAAGGAGGAGGCCGCCGACCCCAAGGCGGAGAAGCGCGACTGCCCCCGCTGCTTCACCGAGATCCCGGCCGTCGCCTCCCGCTGCGCCCACTGCACCAGCGAGGTCGAGCCCGTCGCGGCCCTCCTGGAGAAGATGGGCGTCCCGGCGCCCCGCTGACCCGCTCCGGGCCGTTCACCCGAACGGCCCACAGCGCCCCCCGTGCGGCCGGGGGAACCCGAACCTCCCGCCTGGCGTTGACCAGTACGGAAGGGTCCACTGGACGAGTGGAAATGACCACGAAGCAAAGGGTTCCCCTGCCGCACCACTTGGAGGGCGTACCGTGCACCGCCGGCACAACGGGCTGAGGACCGCCGTACTCCTCGGAGGGCTCTCGGCCCTCATCATCGTCATCGGCAGCTTCTTCGGGCGTACGGGGCTGATCGTCGCGCTGCTCGTGGCGCTTGGCACCAACGCGTACGCGTACTGGAACAGCGACAAGCTGGCGCTGCGGGCCATGCGGGCCCGCCCGGTCAGCGAGTTCGAGGCGCCCGCGCTGTACAAGATGGTGCGGGAGCTCTCCACGCAGGCCCGCCAGCCCATGCCCCGGCTCTACATCTCGCCGACCCAGGCGCCGAACGCGTTCGCGACCGGCCGCAACCCGCGGAACGCGGCGGTCTGCTGCACCGAGGGCATCCTCGCCATCCTCGACGAGCGCGAGCTGCGCGGGGTCATCGGCCACGAGCTGAGCCACGTCTACAACCGGGACATCCTGATCTCCTCGGTCGCCGGAGCGCTCGCCTCCGTGATCATGTTCCTGGTCAACTTCGCCTGGCTGATCCCGGTCGGCCGGTCCAACGACGACGAAGGCCCCGGACTGCTCGGGATGCTCCTGATCATGATCCTGGGACCGGTCGCCGCCTCGGTGATCCAGCTGGCCATCTCCCGCTCCCGGGAGTACGAGGCGGACGCCTCCGGAGCTCAGCTCACCGGCGACCCGCTCGCCCTGGCCAGCGCCCTGCGGAAGCTGGACGCCGGCACCAAGCAGCTGCCGCTGCCCCCCGAGCCCCGGATCGAGACCGCGAGCCACATGATGATCGCGAACCCCTTCGGGCCCGGGAAGGGCTTGTCCAAGATGTTCTCCACCCATCCGCCGATGGCCGAGCGCATCGCCCGGCTCGAACAGATGGCAGGTCGACGCCCGTGAAGACGATCCTCAACGTCATATGGCTGGTTCTCTGCGGATTCTGGATGTTCCTGGCCTACATGGTCGCGGGCCTCCTCCTCTGCATCACGATCATCGGCATCCCCTTCGGACTCGCCGCCTTCCGCATCGGGGTCTACGCCCTGTGGCCCTTCGGGCACACCGTCGTGGACCGCCCCGACGCCGGCGCGCCGTCCTGCGTCGGCAACGTCCTGTGGCTGATCCTGGCCGGCTGGTGGCTGGCGCTCGGCCACATCACCACCGGCATCGCCCTCTGCATCACGATCATCGGCATCCCGCTCGGCATCGCGAACTTCAAGCTGATCCCGGTGTCGCTGCTGCCGCTCGGAAAGGAGATCGTGCCCACCGACCGGCCGTACGCCGGGTACGGGGCCTACGGCCAGGGACGCTGAGGACACCCGTGCGGAACCCGAGGTACGCCCTGGTCTCCGGCCTGTACGCGGTCGCGCTCTGCAAGGACGTCGACGGCCTGTACGGGGACCCCGTCCCACCGCCCCGCGCCGTCCACGAGCTGCGCGGCTGCGAAGCGCGCGGGGACCTGGCCCGGGCCGTCACCCAGGCCGTCGTCGAGGGCTCGGCGCCGTTCGGCACGCTCCACGTCCAGACCCACGACGGCCTCGCCTGGCTCTTCGACGAGGTCCGCGTCCTCGGCGCGCGCGGCGACGTCGTCACCGTCGAGTCCTCGGGCGGCCCCCGCCGGGCCCACGGCACCCACGGCGCCTTCGCCTGCGGCAACCTGATCCGCGTCTCGCCCCCGGCACCGCCCGAGCGCACCCACACCGAGGTCACCTTCCGCGGCTGCTCCCCGCGCGGCGAACTCCGCGAGGCCCTGGCGGGCGGCGCGGAGGAGTTCGACGCCGTCCGCTACCAGGTGCTCACCTGGACCGGCAGCGTGCACCACGAGGGCGACGCGGGCCGCGTCACCGGCTGGGACGGCTCGCGCCTCGGCCACGGGCTGGTCGACCTCGCCGTGTCCTTCCCCCGGCAGGGCCTCATACCGCACCAGTCCCGGCAGGTCTGGGACCTGTGGCACCGCGACCGGCCCGCCGAGCCCGGCACCTGGCGGCGGTTCACCGGCGCGGCACGCGCCGAGTGGCTGAACCAGGCCGCCGGCCGGTCGTACGGCGCCCCGGACATCACCCCGGGGACCACGTACCACCTCGACGGGACCGACGTCACCGACGAGGACTCGTTGCTGTGCGCCCTCGGCGAGACGTTCTACGGCCCCGGCCGCAGCTTCGGCGTCGGGGCGCCCCGCGCGGTCGCCGAGCGGCTGGCCGGCACCACCCTGGTCTGGCACGACGCCGACGTGGCCCGCCGCTGCCTGGGCGTCCTGCCCTACGCCGACCGCCGCCCGGCGACCTTCCAGGAGTTCGTGGACGCCTTCAGGAGCGCGGGGGTACGGCTCGTCCTCGACTGACCGCCCAGGCCACCACGCCGGCCGCGACGACCCCCGACCCGGCGAGGACCGACCCGAGCGGCAGCGCGAACGCCAGCGCGGCGCACCCGGTGAAACCGAGAACGGCGAGCGGCCTGCGGGCGGGCCCCAGGGTCCAGGCGGAGGCGTTGGCGATGGCGTAGTAGACGAGCACCCCGAAGGACGAGAAGCCGATCGCGCCCCGCACGTCCGCGGTCGCCGCGACCGCGGCCACCACCGCGCCGACCGCGAGCTCCGCCCGGTGCGGCACCTGGAAGCGGTGGTGCACGACCGCGAGCGCCGTCGGCAGATAGGCGTCCCTGGCCATCGCCAGGGTCGTACGGGACACCCCGAGGATCAGAGAGAGCAGCGAGCCGAGGGCGGCGACGGCCGCGCCGACCGCGACCACCGGCACCAGCCAGCCGGCGCCCGCCGCGCGGGCCGCGTCCGTCAGCGGAGCGGCGGAGGCGGCCAGGGCCTCCGGGCCGAGGACGGTCAGCACGCCGACCGCGACGAGCACGTAGACGACGAGGGTGACGCCGAGCGCGATCGGCACGGCCCGGGGGATCGTCCGCGCCGGATCGCGGACCTCCTCGCCGAGCGTGGCGATCCTCGCGTACCCCGCGAATGCGAAGAAGAGCAAACCCGCGGCCTGGAGCACCCCACCCGCCGTGAGCTCCCCGCCGAACGTGACGGGGTTCGCGCCGCCGGCCCCCAGGAGCACCACGACGGCGGCGGCGAGCACCGCGAGGACCAGCGCCACGATCACCCGGGTGAGCAGCGCGGACTTCTGAACTCCCCGGTAGTTGACGGCCGTCAGGGCCACCACGGCGGCCACCGCCACCGCGTGCGGGTGCCCCGGCCACACGTACGCGCCGACGGTCAGCGCCATCGCCGCGCACGAGGCCGTCTTGCCCACCACGAACGCCCAGCCGGCCAGGTACCCCCAGAACGACCCGAGGCATTCGCGACCGTACACATATGTGCCGCCCGAACGGGGGTATCGGGCCGCGAGCCGCGCCGAGGCCATGGCGTTGCAGTACGCGACGAGGCCGGCGACCCCGAGCGCCACGAGCAGCCCGCCGCCGGACCCGGCGGCGTCCGCGGCGGGCCCGAGCGCGACGAAGATCCCGGCCCCGACCATGGCGCCGAGCCCGATCACGACCGCGTCGAACACACCGAAGGACCGGCGCAGCTCAGCGTTCATGCGCCGCAGCCTAGAGCCCCGTCTCCCGCAAGGTGATGTTGAGTCGTCCCGTGAGACCGAGGGCGGGGTCGGCGGTCCCGGGGAAGACCTTCGGCACCCCGTGGTGGACCCACCGCGATGCCCCGCCGAAGACGAACAGGTCACCGGAGGCCAGCTCGACGTCCTGGTACGGCCGGCCCCGGTTCTCCTCGTTGCCGAAGCGGAAGACGCACCGGTCCCCGAGGCTCAGCGACACCACCGGCGCACCCGAACGCTCCTCGCGGTCCTGGTGCATGCCCATCCGCGCCCCCGGCGCGTAGAAGTTCACGAGCGCCGTGTCGGGGGTGAACCCGCCGTGGTCCCCGTACGCCTCGACGAGCGCCTCCCGGCCCAGGGCGACGAGCCAGTCGGGCAACGGAACGCCGACGGCGTCGAGATACCGGTACGGCACCCACCGCCGGCCCAGACACAGCGACCGCACCGACATGACCCCGCCGCCGGGCAGCACCGTCTGACGGTACGGCAGCGGGCCCCGCCCCCACTCCCGGCAGGCGTCCACCAGCTCACGCTGACGCGCGGCCGGAAGCCAGCCGGGGACGTGCACCGCGCCGGGCGCGATAGTGGCCCGCTCGCGGGGGAAGAGCCCCTCGGTCACACCGGGGCCCCCTCCAGGCCGAGCAGCCGCTCCTTGCGGTCGAGCCCGGCGGCGTACCCGCGCAGCGCGCCGTCGGCTCCGACGACCCGGTGACAGGGCCGCACCACGAGCAGCGGGTTGCGTCCGATCGCGGTCCCCACGGCCCGCACACCCGCGCCCGGGGAGCCGACCCGCCGGGCGATCTCCCCGTACGAGACGGTCGTGCCGTACGGGATCTCCTCAAGCGCCGTCCAGACGCGCCGCTGGAACTCGGTCCCGGCCCCGGCGTCCAGCGGCAGGTCGAACCGGTCCCGCCGCCCGGCGAAGTACTCACCGAGCTGCCCGGCGACCTCGGCGAAGGCCTCGGGCGCGAGCGTCCAACCGTCCTCGACCTCGACGGCGCCCTTCTGCCCCGGCAGGGACAGCGAGCGCAGCACGGCACGGCCCCCTGCGGCGAGCCGCCCGACCAGCAGCATCTCGCCCAGGGGGCCGTCGACGTACGCGTACACGGTGGTGTCGTTCATGCCTCAAGTGTGCGCGGCCGACCCACCACCGGTCCGGCGGAATTCGGACACGAGCCTCGACGGGTCAGCGGTAGTTCACGAACTGGATCGCGAAGTCGAAGTCCTTGCCCTTGAGCAGCGCCTGCACGGCCTGCAGGTCGTCCCGGCTCTTCGAGCTGACCCGCAGCTCGTCGCCCTGGACCTGCGCCTTGACGCCCTTGGGGCCCTCGTCGCGGATGGCCTTCGCGACCTTCTTGGCGTTCTCCTGGGAGATGCCCTCGGTGACCGACGCGAAGAGCTTGTACTCCTTGCCGGACAGCTGCGGCTCACCCTCGACGTCCAGCGACTTCAGCGAGATGCCCCGCTTGATCAGCTTGGTCTGGAAGATGTCGAGGATCGCCATGACGCGCTCCTCGCCGTTCGCCTGCATGAGGATCTTCTCGCCCGACCACGAGATCGAGGCGTTGGTTCCCTTGAAGTCGTAGCGCTGCGAGATCTCCTTCACGGCCTGGTTGAGGGCGTTGTCGACCTCCTGCCGCTCGACCTTGGACACGATGTCGAAACTGGAGTCGGCCATGACTCGTGGCTCCTTGCTCGGATGCTTGGGGTACAGCCCAAAGCCTAGGGGGTGAGCCACGGCCCGAACCGCTGATCAATCCGGTGGCGAACCACCCCCCGGGATCAGGTATTGTTTACGTCGTTGCCACGGAACACCGCCGAAAAGCGGCTCCACGGCAGCGATCTCATGGCGATGTGCCCGAGTGGCCAATGGGAGCGGACTGTAAATCCGTCGGCTTAGCCTACCCAGGTTCGAATCCTGGCGTCGCCACGCGAAACGGAAGGTCCCCGGTGCTTGCACCGGGGACCTTCCTTCGTTTCTCGGGGGGAGGGGCGGGGCGTCAGTTGCCGGCCACGGCCTTGACCGCGACCGAGAGCGGGGTCGAGCCCGCGATCAGTTCCAGGGTCAGGCCGGACGTCGCCGGGGTGTCCAGGAGTTCGGCGATCGTCGCCGCCACGTCGTCGCGGGGGATCGTGCCGCGGCCCGTGCGGGCCTCCAGGCGGACCAGGCCCGTGCCCGCGTCGTTCGTCAGGCTGCCCGGGCGCAGGACCGTCCAGTCCAGGCCCGCACGGGAGCGGACGTCGTCGTCGGCGGCCCCCTTGGCCCGGAGGTAGGCGTCGAAGATCTCGTCGCCCGGGTGGGCCGCGTCCGCGCCCATCGACGAGACGATGACGTAGCGGCGCGCGCCCGCGCGTTCCGCCGCCTCGGCGAACAGCACCGCCGCCGCGCGGTCCACCGTGTCCTTGCGGTCCGCTCCGCTGCCCGGGCCCGCGCCGGCCGCGAACACGGCCGCGTCGGCGCCCTGGAGCACCGCGGCGACCATTTCGACCGAGGCGGACTCCAGGTCCAGGACGACGGGCTCGGCGCCCGCGTCCCGCAGGTCTCCGGCCTGCTCCGGTCTGCGGATGATTCCCGCCACCTCGTGCCCGCCCGCCGAGAGCAGCCTTTCCAGGCGCAGGGCGATCTGTCCGTGTCCTCCAGCGATGACGATGCGCATACTCACGACCGTACGACGGGACCGGCCGGAGGGCTTCCCGGCTCGGGCGGCCGTTCCGGGCGCGTCTGGCGCGGCAGGTCGAGGGCCGCCGCCGAGTCGCAGTACTCCCGCACCGCGCTCGTCCGGGCCACCACCCGCCCCCGGTGCACCACGATCCGGCTGTACGCCAGCGACAGCACGCCCGACAGGTGCTCACCGCGGACCGCGAGCAGCTC is from Streptomyces venezuelae ATCC 10712 and encodes:
- a CDS encoding NuoI/complex I 23 kDa subunit family protein, with amino-acid sequence MPPIPGSGLAKGLAVTLRTMTKKTVTAQYPDVQPELPPRTRGVIGLFEENCTVCMLCARECPDWCIYIDSHKETVPAAVPGGRERSRNVLDRFAIDFSLCMYCGICIEVCPFDALFWSPEFEYAETDIHELTHERDKLREWMWTVPEPPALDPHAEEPKEIAAARKAAEKAAAQAEAEARTQEGQQ
- a CDS encoding NADH-quinone oxidoreductase subunit J family protein, whose protein sequence is MNLAAAGHGFLSPTGVEIAFLLVGLVTLGAALVTVTTRQLVHAALWLVVALGGLAVEYLLLTAEFIAWVQVLIYVGSVVVLLLFGLMLTKAPIGRSPDADSRNKPVAVAVALAAAAALVWVVVDAFRTTWIDLDGAVQGSTKVSGEILFRHWVLPFEALSVLLLAALVGAIVLSRKKKEGQR
- the nuoK gene encoding NADH-quinone oxidoreductase subunit NuoK, with protein sequence MHLVYPAVLAALLFAIGVYGVLARRNAILVLMSVELMLNAVNLNLVAFDVWLRDTLHAGQALTLFTIAVAAAEIGIGLAIVLMVHRNRGTSDVDRLRDTAEPPQPWDTAAEDGTTIDDTPTGEKAEATA
- a CDS encoding NADH-quinone oxidoreductase subunit L, with translation MTTTTLAVLVPLLPFLGSVAGLLLGRTAPGFVRPLAVLPTLAAAVLAVVVAVDQGGEKLISAATELTPTGSVPIYLSLHIDGFAALVAVLVGVVATCVQIYSTGYLREDPRYPSYAALVSLFTSAMLLVVYSGDLMVLLVGWEIMGICSYFLVGHYWETPEARAASLKAFLVTKLGDVPFLIGLFALAADAGTFRISGVLGAVAAGGLDHPTLIALLLLAGVAGKSAQFPLHTWLPDAMAGPTPVSALIHAATMVAAGIYFTARLLPVFAASAAAMTVLAVMAAVTMVGSALAALAQDDIKRVLAYSTIGQLGYMAGALAVGDRGSAVFHLLSHAAFKALLFLAAGTVIHAAGTNSLTAMSRMSGLAKRVPDAFWTMTVALLALAAIPPFAGFFSKEAVLVAAEHTALGERTVAPAGAGWTVLVAGLLTALLTAAYALRLWLRTFRGRGAEAPDHGRQPIAMTSVLWVLAIPSLGFGLSVTSLDDWFDGNDLTPTVTTAVLGTGLAAAGAVITYAVWRTLAARTPVTAPVPHVAHPDADAGLVEAEALHLPRPAEDPADPGRALLGPLHGPAVDGFRLDAVYRTAFVRPVLAAASLVRFLDREVVDTYVRAAGSSAKGLGWLVRRAQTGNVQTYLSALLAGSVVLAIVAVALANAAAGA
- a CDS encoding complex I subunit 4 family protein, with amino-acid sequence MQFLLALIVAGPLVGAAAALLPAPPGLKGTSPDQAVLRHGVVVTGVILLAAIVLAVGFDHDQPSTMQATTDITWIKALDVRIHLGVDGISLPLLVLTALLTFLCALYSYFKMPAGPSPKGFVALLLVLESGTLATFAVLDLVLFFLAFEMVLIPMYFLIARWGGEGKQAAAWKFILYTLLGSVVMLLGLLLIGVKAGTFDMVALATDNGRGLTTSVQVIAVLAIGIGLAVKTPMWPLHSWLPDAHTAAPTVGSVLLAGVLLKMGTYGFVRIVLPIAPDGMRTFAPSLAAFAVAGIIYGSLACLALARPGNKGDLKRLIAYSSVGHMGFVLLGIATMTPTGVNGALFANVAHGLVTGLLFFLVGAVKDRYGTADLDTLAGATGAALYGRAPRLGALLAFAAVASLGLPGLAGFWGEMLALFGAFDPAEGLSRPAFLTFMAIGAFGTLLTAAYLLLVVRRVCMGGPRPAGETPIADVQGYEFAAWTPLVALTVLAGLWPAVLLGLTDPAVQKLLAGGTQ